A DNA window from Paramormyrops kingsleyae isolate MSU_618 chromosome 10, PKINGS_0.4, whole genome shotgun sequence contains the following coding sequences:
- the LOC111859792 gene encoding protocadherin alpha-C2 isoform X2: MDRRTARERWMCRRLVICLVMCATALDVVLAQIRYSIYEELEHGAFVGNIAEDLGLDVAKLSTRRFRIVSGAKKQYLEVNLENGILFVNEKIDREELCELSASCFLHLQVVIESPLELHRVEVEILDVNDNAPSFPWSEFNLEITESAAPGSRFPLESAQDQDVGTNSLRTYFLSANEHFALDIHTRNDGSKFAELVLGTPLDREQLKMHQMVLTAADGGAPERSGTAQITVTVLDANDNVPVFDQAFYRGRLVENSPRGTFVIKLNATDLDEGLNGEISYSFSGHAPLKVRELFSVDSYTGEIRVKGIVDYEKARVYELYVQAKDKGPSAVAVHCKVLVDILDVNDNAPEVILTSVSTPVQEDAPPGTVIAVISVMDRDSGENGNVDCQIPNNIPFKLHSSFKNYYTLVTSEFLDRETVSEYNITLTASDMGVSPLLTRKNIIVQVSDINDNAPRFLQPSYTVYVTENNAPGASICSVTAFDPDSNQNAFLSYSILDGEIQGMPVSTYVSINSDNGNIYALRSFDYEQLRNFKIGVQAQDAGFPPLCNNVTVNVFVLDQNDNAPVIVSPLPKNGTVATEMVPRSVDAGYLVAKITAIDADAGQNSRLSYQVLQSTDPGLFSVALYTGEIRTIRRFVDKDATRQRLVILVKDNGQPPLSATVSIILSVVDSVPESLSDFSDLSTNPKSTNNLTLYLIVSLSTISFIFLVAIIVLAVLKCYKDGGSFREFGVSSGACCGLQSEPPSDVYKKSNINVQISGNKVPANCAEINGNGTLSQAYCYKVCLSPESSKSDFMFLKPCSPTTPRNNKGADRLASAWGAQNRSVTANETNNPNERKTQNTDWPLPKNQYSTLKSYSSINMEGTLTRKTSPRHPDSCVAPLAGQYWTWGTHMRDYRISPPASGLPNRAWTPMYVVPQPVGPPPDYQHNVYIPGTPASHCTLKPAYSSDFDVNNSFSTFGKKRKFITHYDPNEDVVINNDIFNK; encoded by the exons ATGGACCGGAGAACCGCGAGAGAACGATGGATGTGTAGAAGATTAGTCATCTGTCTGGTTATGTGCGCGACAGCGCTGGATGTTGTTTTAGCGCAAATTCGATACTCCATATATGAAGAGTTGGAACACGGAGCTTTTGTTGGCAACATCGCCGAGGATTTAGGATTAGACGTTGCCAAACTGTCTACTCGCAGATTCAGAATAGTATCAGGCGCAAAAAAGCAGTATTTAGAAGTCAATTTGGAAAATGgcattttatttgtaaatgaaaaaaTTGATCGTGAAGAATTGTGCGAACTGAGCGCGTCTTGTTTTTTACACTTGCAAGTCGTCATCGAAAGCCCTTTAGAATTGCACCGAGTAGAAGTTGAAATTCTGGACGTCAATGATAATGCACCTAGTTTTCCGTGGAGTGAGTTTAACCTGGAGATAACAGAGTCGGCGGCACCCGGATCTCGCTTCCCTTTGGAAAGCGCGCAGGACCAGGATGTGGGCACCAACTCGCTCCGAACATATTTTCTGAGCGCGAACGAACACTTTGCCTTGGATATTCATACACGAAACGACGGGAGCAAGTTCGCGGAGCTGGTTCTTGGGACCCCGCTGGATCGGGAACAACTGAAAATGCACCAAATGGTGCTGACGGCCGCGGACGGAGGCGCTCCGGAGAGATCGGGAACTGCGCAAATCACTGTTACGGTACTAGATGCCAACGACAACGTGCCTGTTTTCGATCAGGCTTTTTATAGAGGGAGGTTAGTGGAAAATTCACCTCGAGGCACTTTCGTGATCAAACTTAACGCTACTGATCTGGACGAAGGACTAAATGGAGAAATATCTTATTCTTTCAGCGGGCACGCGCCGCTGAAAGTGCGTGAGCTGTTCAGTGTAGACTCCTATACTGGCGAAATCAGAGTCAAAGGGATAGTAGATTATGAGAAAGCAAGAGTGTATGAACTCTATGTGCAAGCCAAGGACAAGGGACCTTCTGCGGTCGCCGTGCATTGTAAAGTATTGGTGGATATTCTCGATGTGAATGACAATGCACCAGAAGTTATTCTAACCTCTGTGTCTACACCTGTTCAAGAGGACGCGCCTCCCGGTACAGTGATTGCTGTCATTAGCGTAATGGACCGGGACTCGGGTGAAAATGGAAATGTAGATTGCCAGATCCCCAATAATATTCCATTTAAACTCCACTCCTCATTTAAGAATTATTACACTTTGGTCACAAGTGAATTTttggacagagagacagtgtCTGAATACAATATTACCCTCACCGCGAGCGACATGGGAGTATCACCTCTGCTAACCAGGAAAAATATTATAGTGCAAGTGTCAGACATTAACGACAATGCTCCACGATTCCTACAGCCATCCTATACGGTTTATGTGACTGAGAATAACGCCCCGGGCGCATCCATTTGTTCGGTTACTGCTTTCGATCCTGACTCCAATCAGAATGCCTTTCTATCATACTCTATTCTAGACGGTGAGATTCAAGGCATGCCCGTGTCTACCTACGTCTCCATCAACTCAGACAATGGCAATATCTATGCGCTACGCTCCTTTGACTACGAGCAACTACGAAACTTTAAAATCGGAGTGCAAGCCCAAGACGCTGGCTTCCCGCCTCTGTGCAACAACGTGACGGTCAACGTCTTTGTTTTGGATCAAAATGACAACGCGCCGGTAATCGTTTCTCCTTTGCCAAAAAACGGCACCGTAGCCACAGAGATGGTGCCACGGTCCGTGGACGCTGGCTACCTCGTGGCAAAAATTACTGCGATAGATGCAGACGCGGGGCAAAACTCGCGTCTCTCCTACCAGGTTCTTCAGTCAACTGATCCAGGGCTATTTAGCGTTGCCCTTTATACCGGCGAAATAAGGACAATCCGCCGATTCGTGGATAAAGACGCCACGAGGCAACGACTAGTCATTTTGGTCAAGGACAACGGTCAGCCGCCCCTCTCGGCCACTGTTTCCATCATTCTATCAGTTGTTGACAGCGTGCCAGAATCGTTGTCCGACTTCAGCGACCTCTCTACCAACCCCAAGTCCACCAACAACCTTACTTTGTATCTCATTGTGTCTTTAAGCACGATTTCCTTTATATTTCTTGTGGCTATAATTGTCCTGGCTGTCCTAAAGTGCTATAAGGACGGAGGTTCTTTTCGGGAATTCGGTGTTTCCTCCGGTGCGTGCTGTGGATTGCAGTCCGAACCTCCTTCGGACGTGTACAAAAAATCAAACATAAACGTGCAGATATCGGGAAACAAAGTCCCCGCTAACTGCGCAGAAATAAACGGCAACGGAACCCTGTCTCAAGCTTACTGCTACAAAGTATGTCTGTCCCCTGAATCTTCTAAGAGTGACTTCATGTTCCTAAAGCCGTGCAGCCCGACGACTCCGCGGAACAACAAGGGGGCAGATAGGCTGGCGTCTGCCTGGGGCGCTCAGAACCGCAGCGTCACAGCAAACGAGACCAATAACCCCAACGAG cGAAAGACGCAAAACACGGACTGGCCCTTGCCCAAGAACCAGTACTCTACTCTTAAAAG TTACAGCTCCATTAACATGGAGGGCACGCTGACGCGGAAGACTTCGCCCCGGCATCCGGACAGCTGCGTCGCTCCGCTGGCGGGCCAATATTGGACCTGGGGGACTCACATGCGAG
- the LOC111859792 gene encoding protocadherin alpha-C2 isoform X1 has protein sequence MDRRTARERWMCRRLVICLVMCATALDVVLAQIRYSIYEELEHGAFVGNIAEDLGLDVAKLSTRRFRIVSGAKKQYLEVNLENGILFVNEKIDREELCELSASCFLHLQVVIESPLELHRVEVEILDVNDNAPSFPWSEFNLEITESAAPGSRFPLESAQDQDVGTNSLRTYFLSANEHFALDIHTRNDGSKFAELVLGTPLDREQLKMHQMVLTAADGGAPERSGTAQITVTVLDANDNVPVFDQAFYRGRLVENSPRGTFVIKLNATDLDEGLNGEISYSFSGHAPLKVRELFSVDSYTGEIRVKGIVDYEKARVYELYVQAKDKGPSAVAVHCKVLVDILDVNDNAPEVILTSVSTPVQEDAPPGTVIAVISVMDRDSGENGNVDCQIPNNIPFKLHSSFKNYYTLVTSEFLDRETVSEYNITLTASDMGVSPLLTRKNIIVQVSDINDNAPRFLQPSYTVYVTENNAPGASICSVTAFDPDSNQNAFLSYSILDGEIQGMPVSTYVSINSDNGNIYALRSFDYEQLRNFKIGVQAQDAGFPPLCNNVTVNVFVLDQNDNAPVIVSPLPKNGTVATEMVPRSVDAGYLVAKITAIDADAGQNSRLSYQVLQSTDPGLFSVALYTGEIRTIRRFVDKDATRQRLVILVKDNGQPPLSATVSIILSVVDSVPESLSDFSDLSTNPKSTNNLTLYLIVSLSTISFIFLVAIIVLAVLKCYKDGGSFREFGVSSGACCGLQSEPPSDVYKKSNINVQISGNKVPANCAEINGNGTLSQAYCYKVCLSPESSKSDFMFLKPCSPTTPRNNKGADRLASAWGAQNRSVTANETNNPNERKTQNTDWPLPKNQYSTLKSYSSINMEGTLTRKTSPRHPDSCVAPLAGQYWTWGTHMRADYRISPPASGLPNRAWTPMYVVPQPVGPPPDYQHNVYIPGTPASHCTLKPAYSSDFDVNNSFSTFGKKRKFITHYDPNEDVVINNDIFNK, from the exons ATGGACCGGAGAACCGCGAGAGAACGATGGATGTGTAGAAGATTAGTCATCTGTCTGGTTATGTGCGCGACAGCGCTGGATGTTGTTTTAGCGCAAATTCGATACTCCATATATGAAGAGTTGGAACACGGAGCTTTTGTTGGCAACATCGCCGAGGATTTAGGATTAGACGTTGCCAAACTGTCTACTCGCAGATTCAGAATAGTATCAGGCGCAAAAAAGCAGTATTTAGAAGTCAATTTGGAAAATGgcattttatttgtaaatgaaaaaaTTGATCGTGAAGAATTGTGCGAACTGAGCGCGTCTTGTTTTTTACACTTGCAAGTCGTCATCGAAAGCCCTTTAGAATTGCACCGAGTAGAAGTTGAAATTCTGGACGTCAATGATAATGCACCTAGTTTTCCGTGGAGTGAGTTTAACCTGGAGATAACAGAGTCGGCGGCACCCGGATCTCGCTTCCCTTTGGAAAGCGCGCAGGACCAGGATGTGGGCACCAACTCGCTCCGAACATATTTTCTGAGCGCGAACGAACACTTTGCCTTGGATATTCATACACGAAACGACGGGAGCAAGTTCGCGGAGCTGGTTCTTGGGACCCCGCTGGATCGGGAACAACTGAAAATGCACCAAATGGTGCTGACGGCCGCGGACGGAGGCGCTCCGGAGAGATCGGGAACTGCGCAAATCACTGTTACGGTACTAGATGCCAACGACAACGTGCCTGTTTTCGATCAGGCTTTTTATAGAGGGAGGTTAGTGGAAAATTCACCTCGAGGCACTTTCGTGATCAAACTTAACGCTACTGATCTGGACGAAGGACTAAATGGAGAAATATCTTATTCTTTCAGCGGGCACGCGCCGCTGAAAGTGCGTGAGCTGTTCAGTGTAGACTCCTATACTGGCGAAATCAGAGTCAAAGGGATAGTAGATTATGAGAAAGCAAGAGTGTATGAACTCTATGTGCAAGCCAAGGACAAGGGACCTTCTGCGGTCGCCGTGCATTGTAAAGTATTGGTGGATATTCTCGATGTGAATGACAATGCACCAGAAGTTATTCTAACCTCTGTGTCTACACCTGTTCAAGAGGACGCGCCTCCCGGTACAGTGATTGCTGTCATTAGCGTAATGGACCGGGACTCGGGTGAAAATGGAAATGTAGATTGCCAGATCCCCAATAATATTCCATTTAAACTCCACTCCTCATTTAAGAATTATTACACTTTGGTCACAAGTGAATTTttggacagagagacagtgtCTGAATACAATATTACCCTCACCGCGAGCGACATGGGAGTATCACCTCTGCTAACCAGGAAAAATATTATAGTGCAAGTGTCAGACATTAACGACAATGCTCCACGATTCCTACAGCCATCCTATACGGTTTATGTGACTGAGAATAACGCCCCGGGCGCATCCATTTGTTCGGTTACTGCTTTCGATCCTGACTCCAATCAGAATGCCTTTCTATCATACTCTATTCTAGACGGTGAGATTCAAGGCATGCCCGTGTCTACCTACGTCTCCATCAACTCAGACAATGGCAATATCTATGCGCTACGCTCCTTTGACTACGAGCAACTACGAAACTTTAAAATCGGAGTGCAAGCCCAAGACGCTGGCTTCCCGCCTCTGTGCAACAACGTGACGGTCAACGTCTTTGTTTTGGATCAAAATGACAACGCGCCGGTAATCGTTTCTCCTTTGCCAAAAAACGGCACCGTAGCCACAGAGATGGTGCCACGGTCCGTGGACGCTGGCTACCTCGTGGCAAAAATTACTGCGATAGATGCAGACGCGGGGCAAAACTCGCGTCTCTCCTACCAGGTTCTTCAGTCAACTGATCCAGGGCTATTTAGCGTTGCCCTTTATACCGGCGAAATAAGGACAATCCGCCGATTCGTGGATAAAGACGCCACGAGGCAACGACTAGTCATTTTGGTCAAGGACAACGGTCAGCCGCCCCTCTCGGCCACTGTTTCCATCATTCTATCAGTTGTTGACAGCGTGCCAGAATCGTTGTCCGACTTCAGCGACCTCTCTACCAACCCCAAGTCCACCAACAACCTTACTTTGTATCTCATTGTGTCTTTAAGCACGATTTCCTTTATATTTCTTGTGGCTATAATTGTCCTGGCTGTCCTAAAGTGCTATAAGGACGGAGGTTCTTTTCGGGAATTCGGTGTTTCCTCCGGTGCGTGCTGTGGATTGCAGTCCGAACCTCCTTCGGACGTGTACAAAAAATCAAACATAAACGTGCAGATATCGGGAAACAAAGTCCCCGCTAACTGCGCAGAAATAAACGGCAACGGAACCCTGTCTCAAGCTTACTGCTACAAAGTATGTCTGTCCCCTGAATCTTCTAAGAGTGACTTCATGTTCCTAAAGCCGTGCAGCCCGACGACTCCGCGGAACAACAAGGGGGCAGATAGGCTGGCGTCTGCCTGGGGCGCTCAGAACCGCAGCGTCACAGCAAACGAGACCAATAACCCCAACGAG cGAAAGACGCAAAACACGGACTGGCCCTTGCCCAAGAACCAGTACTCTACTCTTAAAAG TTACAGCTCCATTAACATGGAGGGCACGCTGACGCGGAAGACTTCGCCCCGGCATCCGGACAGCTGCGTCGCTCCGCTGGCGGGCCAATATTGGACCTGGGGGACTCACATGCGAG
- the LOC111859862 gene encoding fibroblast growth factor 18-like, with amino-acid sequence MQSILSALTFLCIQTLLVVNNPLQVFGRDGVNFSVHVENQTRARDAMSRRQHRVYQLYSRTSGKHLQVLGRKISARGEDGDKYAQLVVEADTFGSQVRIRGKETNYYLCMNRRGKLVGKKASNRSADCVFVEKVLENHYTALMSARYAGWYVGFTKRGRPRRGPHTLHNQQDVHFLKRFPPGEQPDLQPFRFTTVSKRSKRVRAAGDR; translated from the exons ATGCAGTCCATTCTCTCCGCCTTGACTTTCTT ATGTATTCAGACATTGCTGGTGGTGAACAATCCTTTACAG GTGTTCGGCAGGGATGGCGTCAACTTCAGTGTGCACGTAGAGAACCAGACGAGGGCTCGAGACGCAATGAGCCGGAGACAGcaccgtgtttatcagctgtacAGCCGCACCAGCGGTAAGCACCTGCAGGTGCTGGGCAGGAAGATCAGCGCCCGCGGAGAGGATGGAGACAAATATG CCCAGCTCGTAGTGGAAGCCGACACCTTCGGCAGCCAAGTGAGAATACGTGGCAAGGAGACCAACTACTACCTGTGCATGAACCGGCGAGGGAAACTTGTGGGCAAG AAGGCGAGCAATCGCAGCGCTGACTGCGTCTTCGTGGAGAAGGTGCTGGAGAATCACTACACAGCGCTGATGTCGGCACGCTACGCCGGGTGGTACGTGGGCTTCACCAAGAGGGGGCGCCCTCGGCGAGGACCCCACACGCTGCATAACCAGCAGGACGTGCACTTCCTGAAGCGCTTCCCTCCGGGCGAGCAGCCCGACCTGCAGCCTTTCCGCTTCACCACCGTCAGCAAGCGGAGCAAGAGGGTGCGAGCGGCTGGCGACCGCTAG